The Juglans microcarpa x Juglans regia isolate MS1-56 chromosome 2S, Jm3101_v1.0, whole genome shotgun sequence genome has a window encoding:
- the LOC121252597 gene encoding zinc finger CCCH domain-containing protein 20-like yields the protein MMLGEPHRHNQAIHVPPWQLQDNPTADACPPFSLSPLSITSEGNGNGNGGDYSPYYLQEALTALQRYLPSNGADIESDSEILGRESDAPVDAYSCDHFRMFEFKVRRCARGRSHDWTECPYAHPGEKARRRDPRKYHYSGTACPDFRKGNCKKGEACEFAHGVFECWLHPARYRTQPCKDGTGCRRRVCFFAHTPEQLRVLPQQSPRSAASNSVESYDGSPLRQAIEASCAKTRTFLSSPPSISPPGTPPADSPPMSPLTQPLSRSLGSNSINEMVTSLRNLQLGKMKSFPSSRNVPMGSPVFGSPRGSILRPGFCSMPTTPTQAPTRPGIGYLDFWDQGWEEEPAMERVESGRDIRAKMFEKLSKENSLERVDPGPSSNAPDVGWVSELTVNRI from the exons atgatgctCGGTGAACCACACCGACACAATCAAGCGATCCACGTCCCTCCTTGGCAACTTCAAGACAATCCGACGGCCGATGCTTGCCCCCCGTTCTCCTTGTCTCCCCTCTCCATCACCTCCGAAGGCAATGGCAACGGAAACGGGGGCGACTATTCACCCTACTATCTCCAAGAAGCCCTGACGGCGCTCCAGCGCTACTTGCCCTCCAACGGAGCCGACATCGAGTCGGACTCCGAAATCCTTGGCCGAGAGTCTGATGCTCCGGTTGACGCGTACTCCTGCGATCATTTCCGTATGTTCGAGTTCAAGGTGAGGCGGTGCGCACGTGGCAGGTCACATGACTGGACAGAGTGCCCGTACGCCCACCCGGGAGAGAAGGCCCGCCGGAGGGATCCGAGGAAGTATCACTATTCTGGTACGGCCTGTCCTGATTTCCGAAAGGGAAACTGTAAGAAAGGTGAGGCGTGCGAGTTCGCGCATGGCGTGTTCGAGTGCTGGCTCCACCCGGCTCGCTATCGTACGCAGCCATGCAAGGACGGGACCGGTTGTCGGAGGAGGGTCTGTTTCTTTGCTCACACCCCGGAGCAACTCAGGGTTTTGCCTCAGCAGAGTCCCAGGAGTGCGGCCAGCAACTCGGTCGAGTCCTATGATGGGTCGCCTCTGAGACAGGCTATAGAGGCATCTTGTGCGAAAACACGGACGTTTCTGTCCTCCCCTCCGTCCATTTCTCCACCAGGAACTCCTCCAGCGGACTCTCCACCTATGTCGCCCCTAACCCAGCCGTTGAGTCGGTCCCTTGGCTCGAACTCGATCAACGAAATGGTGACGTCACTGCGGAATTTACAGCTTGGGAAGATGAAGTCTTTTCCATCTTCTCGGAATGTTCCAATGGGGTCTCCCGTTTTCGGGTCTCCCAGAGGGTCTATTCTCCGACCCGGTTTCTGTAGCATGCCAACGACCCCGACCCAGGCCCCGACTCGTCCAGGAATCGGATACCTTGATTTCTGGGACCAGGGTTGGGAGGAGGAGCCGGCGATGGAGAGGGTCGAGTCCGGGAGGGATATAAGGGCTAAGATGTTTGAGAAACTGAGTAAGGAGAACTCACTGGAGAGGGTCGACCCGGGTCCGTCAAGTAATGCTCCTGATGTGGGTTGGGTTTCGGAGCTG ACTGTGAATAGAATCTGA